The sequence acagacacacacacatatataatattatattataaaattatcttGTTGTATCAGATTTAGGTTTCACTTCAGATAAACAATTAAGCTATTTTAAACTTGAGttggtctcatgtgagaccgtctcacggatcttaatttgtgagacgggtcaaccctaccgatattcactataaaaagtaatacttttagcataaaaaataatactatttcatggataacccaaataagagatctatctcacaaatacgacccgtgaaaccgtctaacACAAGTTTAACTTGCTTGACGTGTGTGTGGGTGGGGGAAGTTGGAATGAAAATGAAGAttcaaaaaaggagaaaaattatAAGCATTAACACGAGGGAGCTCATTTAATTAAAACAGAGTTTGGTGGgagattatataatttaatatgtagCCCAAGCATTGAATTTCGACTTGGatctaagtttttaaaaaatttatccgGCCCACTCTGATTTTTCGGGTATCTGAAAGGCTATAAACAAACCGAgcataacaaaaaatttaagcCTCGAATTTGTTATGTTCGAGTTCAATCTCTATTCGaagctcgaaaattttaaaatatatggatCAAATTCGGTTTGAATTAGAATTCGAgttcgagttcggctcgaaagattcgaacatattcGTTAACAATTCGAactatttctaaaaaataaGTACTCTCGTAAggctcaaaatttatttatttaatatgtaattataatatattaataaaatattaaagaattcAAGTGGTTCGCTAAATATCGAACAAAATAAATTGGACTCAAGTTCGGTTAGAAAAAAGTTCGAACGTGTTCGAGTTCAGCTCAAATTCGATAAACTCGAATATggatcaaatatttttcgaatcGACTCGAAAAACTCGCGAAACGACTCATTTCATTTACAAATCATGATCTGAAGGAATAAAAAACACCCAATCCTTGGGTAACTCAATTCTCCTATCACTTTGAGAAGAATGTAGATAATTTGTTatagattaaaaataaatttaaaacgtAACCACGCTTACTTGTAATGGTCTTGTGTCATTTCCAAAGGAAGTGGTTTTTCTGGgagacgatctcatgaatcTTGTCTGTTCAACAGATGGATCTGATTCATATTTAGAgagaaaagtaatactttttgcataaaaattttttttttttcatgggtCATGTCGGTCTGTATATTTATCTTACAAAATTGACGGTCTCATAAgattttttatgtttgaaaaGTGTAAACGAATGCAACTtaatcaaaaaaaatttgattcgtCTTTTCCATGTTCAAACGTTTTTTCCCGAGCCAATTTCGAGCCCAAATTTTTCTATTTGATAGTATGCGATGTAATTTTTAATACTTTATTGAtgttatataattatatgttaaataaatatttttcgatcCGAACTTTCGAGTATTTATTTTAGAACAATAGTTAGATCGACTCGCCAATATATTCGGATCCTTAGGGTGAAATTCAACTCGctctaatttaaataaaaaaaattaaaattttcaatcttcAAATCTATCTTCGAATAAATTGAATTCGAGTTTGCGGATTTAAGGGTGGTAGTTTTATAGCACAGGACTTCTGACTTCTATGGCTTAGAATAAGTAGATTTCAATGAATTAAATTTGTTCATCTTTCTGTTTATGGCCCAAACCCAATGAAACatgtaaaatcaaaattttccttCATGGATTTCAttcttgatttttcaaaattttggcaTCCCTTGATCAAGTTTCTGACTTCACCCTGCTCCCGCTTCTCCTAGAATCAAGCCTTTGCGTGGTTTAGGAATTTTGGTTATTGAGACCTCAACACACGAATGGTTTTTGTCCGACTCAGACCAAGAAAGTAGGCTGCTACCTTATCCCTCAGGATGTGAAAAGCAGGCACGTACATATGCATGTGTCGATCTAACCAAAATCACAACTGGTTTGAGTGCAACATAACAAACAATATCTTGCTATATGTAGGGCATTGTTAACAATAAAGGGCGGCATGGAACCTCGAAAGACTAATCTATCAACAATATTAGTTTGACATTTCATTaatatatttacaaattttttcagCTTTTTCACAGGAAGagattcaagaaaaataaatatcaagTAACCGTTATCCAACAACCCtaagcaaaaataaaaaaaattattatgatcaAAAGCCaataaagaacaagaaaaatCACAAGCTAATGCATGAAATATCCATGAATCAAAGAGAGCTCATTATTAATCTCATCTCTGCATCAACTCATTTACCAATTTGTTTTTTTGGGCTCGGATCTCTCTCATTGCTAAACTTGACATCAGCATTTTGATctttataaataaatgaaaagattatataatgaaaatatcTCTTTCATTGCTAAACTTGCTAAACTTGGATCTCTCTCATTGCTAAACTTGCCATAGTAAATAAATGAAAAGATTATATAATGAGACACACAGTTGAATAAAACTCATAATCCATGGTGAATCAATAACTGAGCAGATGGATGACTAAATGTATTTGGAATAGAAACTtgcatttttaagaaaaattaagcATCCAATACCTTAAATAATCCATCTGCTCAGTTcttgtttccagaaggtatgtACATTATGTAGGAACCACAAAGCAAAAATCCTAATGATTCTGACCAAAGCCAAGAATGCATACCCTTTTATTCACAATTCTATATAGGTATTGATTGATTTCTTCGTTACTTCTTGAAGATGGAAGATCAATGGTTTCTTCATTTGATATACACTCTTTCATACATGAAACATTACAAAGCAAAAAAGGAACAATATGTAATTATTAAACTAAGTAGGATACTTAGGACTTATCCACAACGGTCCTACCAAATGTTCTCAAGCTGAGTGATGTCGCCacccatttttttatttaccaGTATTCTTTACACGAACATAATCCTCCTTTGAAATGGTGAAACCGATTCCGATCCCTCACAATTATTTCACGATCATAAACCTTTGATATCAACTTACTCACCTCATGACAATCTTTACAGACACGCAAGTTCTTGGTAACACGGATAAGTTCCCCAGGTTTAGTTTTCAACAATCCAAAGGCAATAGCCTGTTTCTCACTATGGCAGTGAGATAGACTGCCACATTCCTCATCAGAGATATCCAACAAAATTTTATCAGTGTCTGGCACATAGCCTACATCTCTAATACGAACAAAAATTTCTTccattttacaatatatttcttCAGCTTGCGGATGAGTCTTTCCTCCAGCAATGAACTCGCTAACTATACCTTGAAATTCGACTGTCGAAATTCCAGCTTCCTTTTTAACTCCTCTGTCATTCATCAACTTCCTGATGTTAGCAACGTGTTCATATCTACCAATTTTGGTATATAGATTAGCCAACAAAACATAGCGCCCACTGTTGTCTGGCTCTAGGTCGATCACTTCCCTCCCGATCTCATCTCCCATATCCACATTCCCATAGATGTTACAAGCTCCAAGAAGAGCACCTAAAACACTCGCATCAGCTTTCATAGGCATATCATGAATAACTTTCCTCGCTTCCTCGAGTAATCCAGCTCTACCCAACAAATCCACAAAACATCCATAATGCTCCATTCGAGGAAAAATGCCATATATTTCAGTCATGTAACGAAAATAATGCTTCCCTTCTTTTACTAGTCCTGAATGTGCACAAGCACTGAGCAGATTCACAAATGTAACATAATCAGGTTGCACTGCACTCTGCTCCATTTCTTTCAAAAGCTCAACGGCAGCCTTTCCTTGACCATGCATACCTAATCCCCCAATCatacaattccaagatgagatTCCTTTACTTGGTAATCCCTTAAACACCTCGAGTGCCTTCTCTAGGTTTCCACATTTGCAGTACATATCAATAATTGTTGTCGCCAACTTGGGATCCACTTGAATCCCACTACTTCTAATGTACTCGTATATCCGATCACCTCGTTCCAGTGCACCCACTCCTGTACAAGCAGACAGCAAACTAGCAGCCACAAAATTGTCCATCACCACATTTTCTTTTAGCATCCAATCGAACGCGGAAAACGCTTTATGGAACCGATTATTCTGCACATAAGCTGCGATCAAGGCATTCCACACAGCGGATCTTTTGACAGACATCAACTCAAGAACATGAAGCACTTCATCGACGCAGCCCAGCTGGGAATAACCACTTATCAAGGTAGTCCAAGAAACATCATCTTTCTCATCCAACTTGTCGAACACTCTTCTCGCTTCATCCAAAGAATCAAAGTTCACATACATGTGAATCAAATTGTTCTGACAAAACGAATCCTGGCCAAACCCAAGTTTGATCACCTGGCCATGCACCTGCTTCCCTTCTTCAATCGCATTGTCTTTGCTACACGCACGTATAACGGGAGGGAACGTAAATTCATTGGGCACGACGAACCTTTCCAACATACAAGTGTAGAAAAGAATACCATTTCTGCACAAATTTGCTCCCAAAAAACCCCTGAGCGTAATGTTATAAACATAAACATCTGGGAATGGCAACATAGCGAACACCTTGAGTGCATGTTTCAAGTCCCCTGATTTTGATAAAGCACAGAATTTGATGACACGGCCCATCGCATCATTGTCGGAAGAACGACCCAGTTTGATTATCTGGGCTTGACATTGTTTGAGCTCCTCCATGGTTGAACACGAATGTAGACTCTTCAACGGCACAGACACGGCTGAGTATGTGGAAGATATAGATGTGGGTGGTGGAAGAACACATGCTAAAGCCATATGCAGATACTTGAAAgttgattaaatattttcttcccacaAAAAAACACTTCAATTGTTTGGCAATGAGTTTCATCACAGTGAGAAAAAATGCAAACTCGTAAACAAATAGAGAAAGAAAGTTTGGAAGGATCGTGTGAGTGAATAACCCGGGGACTGAGGACATCGCCGGTGAAGAATGGATGCGTCCATTTTCAAATAATGGAGACGGCAGATAGATAGATACATATACCATATATCTAACGTcagattttatttataattatttttcaagttttaGAATAACTCTTATCTAAATGTcagatatttaaaaattagtATTAGTATAGTATGTGGTCCTCTTTTCGGTGTTGGAGTGAGAGAACAAAAATCTTTACAatatcattaattaaataatataagcgcacacacatatataataataataataataataataataataataaagaaaagaaaagtatatataataaaaaattaaagtatTTTTCATCCAAACTTATGGGTAATAAAGCATCTTTTCtattatataatatagttcaatttttacatttttattaaCTATTTTTCTAGTTTTTGTATTGATATGTTCCTATTAACTAAATTAAGGAAAATATGCAATCATTTTTTGAGAGAATTAGATAAGGATAATGTAAGAATGTTGTTGAaagatcgagtgtgctagtgtcatcgaaggcatttcgaacactatattctccaatgagttcaatagctcgtgttctaagaatattaacaccgatgaattaaatcgagtttggtttaaaaccaagcggaagaaaatCGAAGTAATCCGTCGTGAATAaaactgttattagaaaacgttttaacttatgtaaactgaataactgaaaaagactagattagtttttgcattcttcagttcagttatggtgacaactgaactgatggatactctaactgatcaaaataatttgaaaacaacagttaatcagttaaatacacaagatatgttatggatgttcggagacttcaactgctcctacgtcacctcttctaacaccacgggtaggatccactagaagactttgatttatacaactctttgtacaaacccactcagctatgacttacactactgcctaaactgaactcctagctacgactgaaggtggcaccttccagccaacacttctttaacgtctatgtgtcaaagactacatacacaagtttaaaatctttgtgcaagacggtatttgggtggttgagagtgtttgtgtgtgtgagaactgaacaaggatgtactcacacactgagggatatTGACTTCTATACTAAgttgataacacgttgaagtgtctcTCTGgactgattgcttctgaaagctgattttcaatgagcgtgccctttcttttctctcttatttgcgtTTAAGCTTCTTGTTGTtgttcttcttgtttttcttctttgagtcttcactgatcttctctttatataggcggaaaaactgatcgtacaatGAGAGtcatttattgtatccgttgcatcttgaattcgtttcttggaatTTGTGTCACGACTTTTCGACTGCCATTCTAAAACGTTTtttctttaatgctctgatacaACGtctattattgtcctttgactggacaatggctttgtaccttcatgCACAGCTGAAATcactgaaagagtttgtcttcatctacaactgaaagattctgactgatgcttcggactggtcagctgaactgatattcagttgggctggtgaaatcagttgactcgtcagttcaactgattgcaCTCTCGttaagttgaattgatcagctgggtttcttcatcaattgaacactccttcggttggtcaggcttctgaggttctcctgctgaaccacctaccAACTGGTCAATCAGCTGGACTGttcaattgacgtaacagttagactgattcagtttatgcgatcagttaggtcttcagtttgcgatgtaaacagctcgtgactgattctagcttctgcatactaaggtagattattagtaacacaaattaacaagttttgttaatatcaaaatcaagattgcgagcTCGAAAAGTTCCAACAGTTGTTGACAAACTTTAGAATTTAATTAGGATAAAGTAAGAATATTgcttacaatctttatttttccaataatttttttaaatttatgtgaAAACATATAAGTCTAAAAGGATGTAAacattataaaataaacatccaTTAAATTAAGTTGGGcttgtaatttaaaataagtaaAAGTTATAATATAAGTTATCGAGCTCAAGATAGGGTCCACTAAGTTAAAAACACATTATCCTCCTCGAAAATCAATATTCATATCGAGGTAAATTCTCATTTTTTCCCATAAGAGGCGGCTCGTATCTAATAGAAGTCTCGAACCGGTCTACCTAGGGCTCATACCTAAAACAAGACATGAAAATTTTACTACATATATTAGTGCTTTACATGCATActcagaaaaatatttattttgttatatgaaATCAATAATTGTTGGATCAAGAATTTGGTACGTTTTGGTGGTTAACAATTAATACTATGACAAAACTGGCTTAAGAGAAACTGATACAGCTGGTAAAGTTAAACAAAACTGATACAGCTGTTACAGTTGAACAAAACTGATATCGCTCTAAAACTGAATAAATATGTCTAAAGGATTTCATTTTACCAAACATCAGAATCAGTCTACGACATAACTCTAAACTGATGTCCACGTCAAGCAGTCTGAACAAACTGATAACAACAGTGTACAAGTCAAGACTGATCGTAACAGTGTACGGACTGTTAGAAAAGTGCCGACATGGACTAAACAACCAATAGCCACTTTTGATTGAACAGATCTATTTCTGAGAGTATAAATAGAGGAGGAGTTGACTTCAGGAATCAATTAATCATTCACTGATAAGATTAAGTATTCAAAGTCGTTGATATACCTGAACGAAACTGaatctgtaaggtccaaaatacgataacgtaatccaactgtatGCAAATTTATGGAAAttgaaaatgactaattaaatggttttaatagcatgaattaattatgatatgcatgattaCTTGTTTAAAATAGGATTTTctgttagaatgcataaaattgtgttttaaaagtTGTTCAAGATGTGATTGAGGAACGGATACCGGGGACCATATAagggaaaatttttttattaaacaattatttttaattgtttaatgtgtggtgtatttaAATGGAAAATTCGAATTTGGGGTGTTTTGAAGTGTTTTTATATGCTGAGTCGTATTCTCAACCAGTGTTCGATTTTCGActaaaatatgaacttttcaagaactcggctaatattttcacgaacttccctaaacaaaatattttaaatattcactaatgggcttaatgggcctattataccaTGTTAATGGACCTAAGCTCGGACACAtgatttaattatcaaataaaagCCCTAAACCCTACCCCAAAACCCTTAAACTCATGCACaccacacacaacacacacaagaATTCTCCTAGCAGCAATCAAGCACACACACACGCACGTATTGTTGAAGGGAAGGTCACGTTTTGAAAGTAAAAAATTTGGCAAAGTCCTCCTTTCGTCGACGTTCTTCGCATCTCAACTTGTTTTTCGTGCATAAAATAcgtaaaggcacgccttaatctcctttttctcatccatcacaccatattataggTTCGaagcatgtttgcatgaaaaatatgtttactttgtatttattttcgtttttatgccatGACATGTCAATAACTCAAGTTTTTGTGGCCCAAAACCTATGATATTATTGCACAAAAAGGTTGCCATGGTAAGGTAACTTGGAAGGACTATTTTCCACCGTGTTAGGGGTCACATGAGTCACGGCTAAGGGCTGGACAAGGGCTAGGGAAGGGTTGAACGAAAATTGCATGTTTTGTGCACTAGGCTTTCGGCTAGGAGGAAGCAAGCCGTGCGGCTCGACCAGGGCTTGACTAGGGCTCGGGCTGGACGTGGTTAGGAgtgaggaagagtcctagtgtagagcccaaaatcagtacacataaaacccatatatttattaaattgttaaattacttatttaatttttaaaatgatttttaacaatGCATGATTTacgatttgcattattttaaattattacatgtttatttgatgcacgttaaaacgttttcttgagttttatgtttcaggcgaatattcgacgCGAGATCGGGAAAAGAGATCGGTGACGATTTAGacaattcaaaaaaatttgtattttaaatgatttatgaaattttaaacgtTTTAAAGCCTAACTTAacttattaggtgattttaaaagtttaaagtTTTCAATTACTATTTTGAATAATGGGAgattttaatcttgaaaatttggtactcaattattttattaaatctttgagtgatattaaataattagattaagattatttttattactaattaattaattaagtaattttaGCCCCTAATTAAACcacactcacgcacacacacactacactcactataatggcccgaaaattcgtgtttgaaaatttgcggaaaatttaaaaattttcttttcaaataattaaaatgccttatttataaaataaactgataagtaAAGTTTGAAGTTCAAAATCACAGCGGAAGAAATCATTActcgccaaaataacaagttaaagtatccaacaactgataaaattgtttgaacataaaaatgacaagtgctgtaaatgaggtcctcagGTTCCACTACTGCAGATCCAatctagctcactggtccccgccctcggtcccgagctcatcagtacctaaaacaatcaagtctagtgagtctaaagactcagcatgcatatatcgtaaataacgagtaaataatataataaagttgcatgtgaataaaaatataatgtcatgaggcataatgtgaaaataacttgtcatgtgcaattataatacgtgcataactgactaaaaatcataagtgaaatgcttgctcaatcgagctctgtcataaataacatgtcataaattttctgttgagattatggtctacgcaagtggcccatgcactgaactgaactgaccggtaactggcgaccggatgaaataataatcccatgatagtgaaatggccacaagcaatatcgcataaatatcaaaaatgaatattttatatttttatgcacgtaatataattaactggcataatgaaatatcctgtattattttaccacatggattggatcgtttccaggctcgctgcgacctaaatttaacatgaaatatatgcaaataattttcttgaccaaactttgtaattgaatcctaaaacgagacaattacgcctaacgacttcgtatttaatcatgactccgtgccaacccgaaccaacaccaaaccaacgtttagtcatgattaaaatactcttaaaaatgatgaaataatgctcctaaatttacagtactcgaaatttagtgaatagaggccaaaaacgtgaaacgctctttcgagagtcactttggcacattataccgtaaattctcgtacgacctctaaaaagatccgaatcacaaa comes from Primulina huaijiensis isolate GDHJ02 chromosome 17, ASM1229523v2, whole genome shotgun sequence and encodes:
- the LOC140963553 gene encoding pentatricopeptide repeat-containing protein At5g66520-like, with translation MALACVLPPPTSISSTYSAVSVPLKSLHSCSTMEELKQCQAQIIKLGRSSDNDAMGRVIKFCALSKSGDLKHALKVFAMLPFPDVYVYNITLRGFLGANLCRNGILFYTCMLERFVVPNEFTFPPVIRACSKDNAIEEGKQVHGQVIKLGFGQDSFCQNNLIHMYVNFDSLDEARRVFDKLDEKDDVSWTTLISGYSQLGCVDEVLHVLELMSVKRSAVWNALIAAYVQNNRFHKAFSAFDWMLKENVVMDNFVAASLLSACTGVGALERGDRIYEYIRSSGIQVDPKLATTIIDMYCKCGNLEKALEVFKGLPSKGISSWNCMIGGLGMHGQGKAAVELLKEMEQSAVQPDYVTFVNLLSACAHSGLVKEGKHYFRYMTEIYGIFPRMEHYGCFVDLLGRAGLLEEARKVIHDMPMKADASVLGALLGACNIYGNVDMGDEIGREVIDLEPDNSGRYVLLANLYTKIGRYEHVANIRKLMNDRGVKKEAGISTVEFQGIVSEFIAGGKTHPQAEEIYCKMEEIFVRIRDVGYVPDTDKILLDISDEECGSLSHCHSEKQAIAFGLLKTKPGELIRVTKNLRVCKDCHEVSKLISKVYDREIIVRDRNRFHHFKGGLCSCKEYW